A genomic window from Cupriavidus basilensis includes:
- the nuoG gene encoding NADH-quinone oxidoreductase subunit NuoG gives MVELEIDGKKVEVAEGSLVMEAARQLGTYIPHFCYHRKLSIAANCRMCLVEVEKAPKALPACATPVTPGMKVFTNSEKAVKAQKSVMEFLLINHPLDCPICDQGGECQLQDLAVGYGASESRYKEEKRVVFHKNVGPLISMEEMSRCIHCTRCVRFGQEVAGVMELGMLGRGEHSEITTFVGQTVDSELSGNMIDLCPVGALTSKPFRYSARTWELARRKSVSPHDGLGANLVVQTKNQRVMRVLPLDNEAVNECWLSDKDRFSYEGLNSPDRLTKPLVKQGGEWMETDWQTALEYVANGLASIKRDHGADQIAALASPHSTLEELHLLGKLVRGLGSDNVDFRQRQTDFSAAIKGAPWLGLPIADVSALQRVLVIGSALRKDHPLLAARLRQAGKKGARVAVLGASADDLLMPLAARIDVAPSGWTAALAGVARAVAAAKGVAAPAGTDGFDGDDKARLVADALLSGERRAVFLGNEAVRHPQFAALHALAQWIATETGATLGFLTEAANTVGGYIAGALPQNGGANAQAMFDTPRRAYVLLNTEPEFDAANPTQALAALAQAGTVVVLSAFRSDAALQYADVILPVTPFTETAGTFVNCEGLPQSFNGVVRALGDSRPGWKVLRVLGNLLDVPGFDFETAESVRDEVLAKPVAPQLNNGTDAAIRVTAQVAGGIERIADVPIYHADPIVRRADSLQLSAAARRAMQAGLSADLFASLGVQAGDPVRVTQGQGSVVLPAALEAMLPAGTVRVSAGTVAATTLGAPSGTVTVEKAIDLAATAKGAAEPAATA, from the coding sequence CCGCACTTCTGCTACCACCGTAAATTGTCCATCGCGGCGAACTGCCGCATGTGCCTGGTTGAGGTTGAGAAAGCGCCCAAGGCGCTGCCCGCCTGCGCCACGCCGGTCACCCCTGGCATGAAGGTCTTCACCAATTCGGAGAAGGCAGTCAAGGCCCAGAAGTCGGTGATGGAATTCCTGCTGATCAACCACCCGCTGGACTGCCCGATCTGCGATCAGGGCGGCGAGTGCCAGTTGCAGGATCTGGCGGTGGGCTACGGTGCATCGGAATCGCGCTACAAGGAAGAAAAGCGCGTCGTATTCCACAAGAACGTGGGCCCGCTGATCTCCATGGAAGAGATGAGCCGCTGCATCCACTGCACCCGCTGCGTGCGCTTTGGCCAGGAAGTGGCCGGCGTGATGGAGCTGGGCATGCTGGGCCGTGGCGAGCACTCCGAGATCACGACCTTCGTTGGCCAGACCGTGGATTCGGAACTGTCCGGCAACATGATCGACCTTTGCCCGGTCGGCGCGCTGACCAGCAAGCCGTTCCGCTACTCGGCACGTACCTGGGAACTGGCACGCCGCAAGTCGGTGTCGCCGCACGATGGCCTGGGCGCGAACCTGGTGGTGCAGACCAAGAACCAGCGCGTGATGCGCGTGCTGCCGCTGGACAACGAAGCCGTCAACGAATGCTGGCTGTCCGACAAGGACCGCTTCTCGTACGAAGGCCTCAACAGCCCGGACCGCCTCACCAAGCCGCTCGTCAAGCAGGGCGGCGAGTGGATGGAAACCGACTGGCAGACTGCGCTGGAATACGTGGCCAACGGCCTCGCGAGCATCAAGCGCGACCATGGCGCCGACCAGATCGCCGCGCTGGCCAGCCCGCACAGCACGCTGGAAGAACTCCACCTGCTGGGCAAGCTGGTGCGTGGCCTGGGCAGCGACAACGTCGACTTCCGCCAGCGCCAGACCGATTTCTCGGCCGCCATCAAGGGCGCGCCGTGGCTTGGCCTGCCGATCGCCGATGTCTCCGCGCTGCAACGCGTGCTGGTGATCGGTTCCGCCCTGCGCAAGGATCATCCGCTGCTGGCCGCGCGTCTGCGCCAGGCTGGCAAGAAGGGGGCCCGCGTGGCCGTCCTCGGCGCCAGCGCTGACGATCTGCTGATGCCGCTGGCCGCACGCATTGACGTGGCGCCGTCCGGCTGGACCGCAGCCCTGGCCGGCGTGGCACGTGCCGTTGCCGCTGCCAAGGGCGTGGCCGCTCCGGCGGGCACCGATGGCTTCGATGGCGATGACAAGGCCAGGCTGGTTGCCGACGCGCTGTTGTCGGGCGAGCGCCGCGCGGTGTTCCTCGGTAACGAGGCCGTGCGTCACCCGCAATTCGCCGCGCTGCATGCGCTGGCACAGTGGATCGCGACGGAAACCGGCGCCACGCTGGGCTTCCTGACCGAAGCCGCGAACACCGTCGGTGGCTATATCGCCGGCGCGCTGCCGCAGAACGGCGGCGCCAATGCGCAGGCCATGTTCGACACGCCGCGCCGTGCCTACGTGCTGTTGAACACGGAACCCGAGTTCGATGCCGCCAACCCGACCCAGGCGCTGGCTGCGCTGGCCCAGGCCGGCACCGTGGTGGTCCTGTCCGCGTTCCGCTCGGACGCCGCGCTGCAATATGCCGACGTGATCCTGCCGGTGACCCCGTTCACCGAAACCGCCGGCACGTTCGTGAACTGCGAAGGCCTGCCGCAAAGCTTCAACGGCGTCGTCCGCGCGCTGGGCGATTCGCGTCCGGGCTGGAAGGTGCTGCGCGTGCTGGGCAACCTGCTGGACGTGCCTGGCTTCGACTTCGAGACCGCCGAAAGCGTGCGCGACGAAGTGCTGGCCAAGCCGGTCGCACCGCAACTGAACAATGGCACCGACGCGGCCATCCGCGTTACCGCCCAGGTCGCGGGTGGGATCGAACGCATCGCCGATGTGCCGATCTACCACGCCGACCCGATCGTGCGCCGTGCCGATTCGCTGCAACTGTCCGCAGCCGCTCGCCGCGCCATGCAAGCCGGCCTGTCGGCCGACCTGTTCGCCTCGCTGGGTGTGCAGGCTGGCGACCCGGTGCGCGTGACGCAAGGGCAGGGCAGCGTGGTGCTGCCGGCCGCCCTCGAAGCCATGTTGCCTGCCGGCACCGTGCGCGTGTCCGCTGGCACCGTTGCCGCGACCACGCTGGGTGCGCCGTCTGGCACTGTCACCGTAGAGAAAGCCATCGACCTGGCCGCCACCGCGAAGGGCGCGGCCGAGCCGGCGGCCACGGCATAA